From the Candidatus Methanoplasma cognatum genome, one window contains:
- a CDS encoding MtaA/CmuA family methyltransferase, with the protein MSMTPKERVLSAMRVEELDRPPVAIFTQAATITQMDKVGAAWPEAHKNAELMAKLGTAQADIFGFECVRAPFCLTAEAERLGCKVQVDKKDAAPMIKEHPFHFDPMMGEYDDPAKLMAPEEFIKGGRPAEAIKAMALMKKSHGDNYALVAGNTGPFTLAGHMVSTENLVFGMMMAPEEVEKWTAAINPVVKAYTQALADAGADVIQMSEPSASTDMLAPDMFEPASGKFVRESLGKVKDAFSSLHICGDTYPILDGMIATGVTGLSIEEKVDPLKATEKVAKRAALIGNVGSVRPLFQGTADEVKAAATNCAKAGFNVISSGCGIATATPDANMLALAETVKAFKR; encoded by the coding sequence ATGTCAATGACTCCAAAAGAAAGAGTGCTCTCAGCAATGAGAGTGGAAGAGCTCGACAGGCCTCCTGTTGCTATTTTCACCCAGGCCGCCACGATCACCCAGATGGACAAAGTCGGCGCCGCTTGGCCGGAGGCCCACAAGAACGCAGAACTTATGGCAAAACTCGGGACCGCGCAGGCGGATATCTTCGGGTTCGAGTGCGTAAGGGCGCCGTTCTGTCTCACAGCAGAGGCCGAGAGGCTCGGTTGCAAAGTGCAGGTAGATAAGAAGGACGCCGCGCCTATGATAAAGGAGCACCCGTTCCACTTCGACCCCATGATGGGGGAGTATGACGACCCGGCAAAGCTCATGGCCCCTGAGGAATTCATAAAGGGCGGAAGGCCCGCCGAGGCCATCAAAGCGATGGCCCTCATGAAAAAATCCCACGGCGACAACTACGCCCTGGTAGCAGGAAACACCGGTCCGTTCACGCTTGCAGGCCACATGGTCAGCACTGAGAACCTTGTGTTCGGAATGATGATGGCCCCTGAAGAGGTCGAAAAATGGACCGCTGCGATCAACCCCGTGGTGAAAGCGTACACACAGGCGCTCGCAGACGCAGGCGCGGACGTGATCCAAATGTCCGAGCCCTCCGCATCCACCGACATGCTCGCGCCCGACATGTTCGAGCCGGCATCCGGTAAGTTCGTAAGGGAAAGCCTTGGGAAAGTGAAGGACGCGTTCTCGTCCCTCCACATCTGCGGCGACACGTACCCCATACTGGATGGTATGATCGCCACCGGCGTCACCGGACTTTCGATCGAGGAGAAGGTCGACCCCCTCAAAGCGACGGAGAAAGTGGCGAAGAGGGCCGCGCTCATCGGAAACGTAGGATCGGTCAGGCCCCTCTTCCAGGGGACGGCGGATGAGGTCAAAGCAGCCGCAACGAACTGCGCAAAGGCAGGATTCAACGTGATCTCGTCCGGATGCGGTATCGCAACCGCGACGCCTGACGCCAACATGCTGGCGCTCGCAGAGACAGTAAAGGCATTCAAACGCTGA
- the mcrD gene encoding methyl-coenzyme M reductase operon protein D, with protein sequence MSEPTVEYAGIPLPEVEVFSHVLLSADTTEKVLNALDPIDHIRQINMTGESISKVLGSGPGKGLPNNHSERKVIMVGGREVELKYQVGAFYIELDVENEEMLEEAVEKIRAACEANMPRGFDITVGRYSKYRKTLRDYK encoded by the coding sequence TTGAGTGAACCAACTGTAGAATATGCAGGAATTCCGCTTCCTGAAGTGGAGGTATTCTCCCACGTGCTGCTGAGCGCGGACACAACCGAGAAAGTGTTGAACGCGCTCGACCCTATTGACCACATCAGGCAGATAAACATGACCGGAGAGAGCATATCGAAGGTCCTGGGCAGCGGGCCTGGCAAAGGGCTTCCCAACAACCACTCCGAGCGCAAGGTGATAATGGTCGGCGGACGCGAAGTTGAGCTGAAGTATCAGGTCGGAGCATTCTACATCGAACTGGATGTGGAGAACGAGGAGATGCTGGAGGAAGCAGTGGAGAAAATAAGGGCCGCATGCGAGGCGAACATGCCGCGCGGGTTCGACATCACAGTAGGAAGATACTCAAAATACAGAAAGACACTCAGAGATTACAAATAA
- a CDS encoding metallophosphoesterase, with amino-acid sequence MRSFEILPGVKVTNDRCLILDDGPTAVLGDLHLGYESALEEEGMYIPRMNTESIRDALNNILSEYEPERVVLLGDIKHDFKRSRREASAEVKRIVGLLTEASDVIVIKGNHDNFLQNILSDVGLMAADYIDLAGFRMEHGHVDSGVRPVIIGHEHPSVRIPGAMSGGMKIHCFVHQRKDGVIVLPPFSPFSAGNDLVLDGKCIMAPALGGSDYPDADLYGVSDVGIIKLGKLKDVMDITV; translated from the coding sequence ATGCGGTCATTCGAGATACTTCCCGGCGTAAAGGTCACCAACGACAGGTGCCTGATATTGGACGACGGGCCGACCGCTGTTCTCGGGGACCTCCATCTGGGCTATGAGAGCGCTCTTGAGGAAGAGGGCATGTACATCCCCAGGATGAACACTGAATCCATAAGGGACGCGCTGAACAATATCCTTTCGGAATATGAGCCGGAACGAGTGGTGCTCCTCGGAGATATCAAGCATGACTTCAAAAGATCCAGGCGCGAGGCGAGCGCGGAGGTGAAGCGGATAGTGGGGCTTTTGACAGAGGCCTCGGACGTGATCGTCATAAAAGGGAACCACGACAATTTCCTGCAGAACATCCTTTCCGACGTAGGGCTGATGGCTGCCGACTATATCGATCTGGCAGGGTTCAGAATGGAGCACGGGCATGTGGATTCGGGGGTCAGGCCGGTAATAATAGGGCACGAACACCCTTCAGTGAGGATACCGGGCGCCATGAGCGGAGGCATGAAGATACACTGTTTCGTCCACCAGAGAAAGGACGGCGTGATCGTCCTTCCTCCATTCAGCCCGTTCTCGGCAGGCAATGATCTGGTGCTTGACGGGAAATGCATCATGGCGCCCGCACTCGGCGGCTCCGATTACCCGGACGCGGACCTATACGGCGTATCTGACGTGGGGATAATCAAACTGGGGAAATTGAAGGATGTCATGGATATAACGGTCTGA
- a CDS encoding DHH family phosphoesterase, whose translation MDADSVYCEKLIRDLEKAADAVRSAGSVLVITHIDADGIAAGGIAAATLERLGKSYTLLFEKKITEETISMINGSEQDIVWICDLGSAYLSGFKRSGIVVTDHHVPDPKWRIDQTSLDDFGGIHHLNPHMYGVSGSYEVSGAGMTYLLSKTIDPKNKDQAYLAIIGAVGDLQDNRESKLVGYNRAILDEAVSAGDVAVEKDVRYFGRDYRPLVQFLQYSSDPPIPGISDNGPGSAAFFSDLKIPLKSGDRQRAWRDLTDDERKRASDRLLSYIEDGDLKKRLIGEIYTITRYGSCTGLRDVKEFATVLNSCGRYDDAVTGLRICRGDLTALEDAERNRADHRKHISSAISYIKENRLLKERRFLQYFDAGPEVRETVVGIVAGMLLNSGEAKRDFPIFAFAEAEDGIKVSARANRALTDRGLDLSFIMKTASEMVGGYGGGHKVAAGATIPKGKEEEFLDIVEDLVSSQII comes from the coding sequence ATGGATGCAGACAGCGTTTACTGTGAGAAACTGATAAGGGATCTGGAGAAGGCGGCCGACGCCGTCCGGTCCGCCGGGAGCGTCCTCGTCATAACCCATATCGACGCTGACGGCATAGCTGCCGGTGGTATCGCCGCCGCTACCCTGGAAAGGCTCGGCAAGAGCTACACGCTTTTGTTCGAGAAGAAGATCACCGAGGAAACCATCTCCATGATAAACGGGTCTGAACAAGATATCGTGTGGATCTGCGACCTCGGCAGCGCTTATCTTTCGGGATTCAAAAGGTCGGGCATAGTGGTCACGGACCATCATGTCCCTGACCCGAAATGGAGGATCGACCAGACATCCTTGGATGACTTCGGCGGCATCCACCATCTGAACCCCCATATGTACGGCGTATCCGGTTCGTACGAGGTCAGCGGCGCGGGTATGACCTATCTGCTTTCGAAGACCATAGACCCTAAAAACAAGGACCAGGCATACCTTGCCATAATAGGTGCGGTCGGCGATCTTCAGGACAACCGGGAATCCAAACTCGTCGGATACAACAGGGCCATCTTGGACGAAGCGGTCTCCGCCGGAGATGTTGCCGTAGAAAAGGATGTGCGTTACTTCGGGCGGGATTACAGGCCCCTCGTACAATTCCTTCAATACAGCAGCGACCCTCCGATACCGGGGATCAGCGACAACGGCCCCGGAAGCGCGGCGTTCTTCTCCGACCTTAAAATACCCCTTAAAAGCGGGGACAGGCAAAGGGCTTGGAGGGACCTTACCGATGACGAAAGGAAGAGGGCTTCGGACCGTCTGCTGTCTTACATCGAAGACGGCGATCTGAAGAAAAGGCTGATCGGCGAGATATACACGATCACAAGATACGGATCATGCACCGGTCTGAGGGATGTGAAAGAATTCGCTACGGTGCTGAACTCATGCGGAAGATACGACGACGCCGTGACCGGCCTGAGGATCTGCCGCGGCGACCTTACGGCGCTGGAGGATGCGGAAAGGAACCGCGCGGACCACAGGAAACACATCTCTTCCGCTATCAGCTACATAAAAGAGAACCGGCTCCTGAAAGAGCGCAGGTTCCTACAATATTTCGATGCCGGACCAGAGGTCAGGGAGACGGTCGTCGGCATAGTCGCAGGCATGCTGCTCAATTCCGGGGAAGCTAAAAGAGACTTTCCCATCTTCGCGTTCGCGGAGGCTGAGGACGGGATAAAGGTGTCGGCAAGAGCCAACCGGGCCCTTACGGACCGCGGGCTGGACCTTTCTTTCATAATGAAGACCGCGTCTGAGATGGTGGGCGGTTACGGCGGCGGCCATAAGGTCGCGGCCGGAGCAACGATACCCAAAGGTAAGGAAGAGGAGTTCCTGGATATCGTGGAAGACCTCGTCTCCTCCCAGATCATTTGA
- a CDS encoding DUF2098 domain-containing protein — protein sequence MMVGDILKYIPTSTVGKVTDIRERDGRAWVKLDLTGLYYDAEYLKTADPSEYVEVSYKEREKGPAGREGAEAAIEELRRTEEEVDIRRFTPSGGG from the coding sequence ATGATGGTGGGGGACATACTCAAATACATCCCGACGTCAACGGTCGGAAAGGTAACGGACATCAGGGAAAGAGACGGAAGGGCCTGGGTAAAACTGGACCTGACCGGACTGTACTATGACGCCGAGTACCTTAAGACCGCAGACCCGTCGGAGTATGTTGAGGTGTCCTACAAAGAACGCGAGAAAGGCCCCGCAGGCCGGGAAGGCGCCGAGGCCGCCATCGAAGAACTCCGCAGGACGGAGGAAGAGGTGGACATAAGGCGCTTCACACCCAGCGGCGGCGGCTAA
- the mcrB gene encoding coenzyme-B sulfoethylthiotransferase subunit beta, which produces MPKYKDVIDLYDDNGKRIAKEVPLEAISPLRNNAIKKIASLTKRTVAVNLAGIEKALKTGNMGEAQIKGKEIDIKLVDNAKKIAAAVKEKVQVTPDDGTSIAIKADGKSLVVIVPEARMNAGVEYTTGFTSVASAVTEAIIDEFKVPMHKANMVKGAVWGRYPQTVTFDGANVKSILDVPQNNEGAGYALRNIMANHVVALVNKNAMQGVALSSIFEQCGAFEMGDAIGNFERSHLLGLAYQGLNANNMLYSIVKKNGKTGTVGSVVESLVERAIDDKVIYVKETLPSGYKVYSTKDLPLWNAYAAVGQVAAVMVNIGAARAAQGVPGTVLYWNDLLEHETGLPGTDYGRSAGVGVGMSFFSHSIYGGGGPGLFHGNHVVTKHSKGVLIPAVTAANCLDGGTQTFSPEATSGLIKEVFGDMIEFRTPMQVVGAEAKKIAKKI; this is translated from the coding sequence ATGCCAAAATACAAGGACGTAATCGACCTGTATGACGACAACGGTAAACGCATTGCGAAAGAAGTACCGTTGGAAGCCATCAGTCCGTTGCGCAACAATGCGATCAAGAAGATCGCATCTCTGACCAAGAGAACTGTTGCAGTCAACCTCGCCGGTATCGAGAAAGCTCTGAAGACCGGCAACATGGGTGAGGCACAGATCAAAGGTAAGGAGATCGACATAAAATTGGTCGACAATGCGAAAAAGATCGCTGCAGCAGTCAAAGAGAAGGTCCAGGTAACACCGGACGACGGCACATCCATCGCCATAAAAGCGGACGGGAAGAGCCTGGTCGTCATAGTGCCGGAGGCAAGGATGAACGCCGGCGTGGAGTACACCACCGGATTCACATCTGTGGCATCTGCAGTCACCGAGGCGATCATTGACGAGTTCAAGGTCCCGATGCACAAGGCCAACATGGTCAAGGGAGCGGTCTGGGGAAGATACCCGCAGACCGTGACATTCGACGGAGCGAACGTGAAGTCGATCCTCGACGTCCCGCAGAACAACGAAGGAGCAGGATACGCGCTCAGGAACATCATGGCAAACCACGTGGTTGCGCTTGTCAACAAGAACGCGATGCAGGGCGTTGCACTCTCGTCCATATTCGAGCAGTGCGGCGCCTTCGAGATGGGCGACGCGATAGGGAACTTCGAGAGAAGCCACCTTTTGGGCCTTGCTTACCAGGGACTTAACGCAAACAACATGCTTTACTCAATTGTCAAAAAGAACGGAAAGACCGGAACGGTCGGTTCGGTCGTCGAGTCGCTCGTAGAGAGGGCGATAGACGACAAAGTGATATACGTAAAAGAGACGCTCCCGTCGGGATACAAAGTATATTCGACAAAGGACCTCCCTCTCTGGAACGCGTACGCGGCTGTCGGTCAGGTAGCGGCTGTCATGGTGAACATCGGTGCGGCAAGAGCGGCACAGGGAGTTCCCGGAACGGTCCTGTACTGGAACGACCTGCTCGAGCACGAGACCGGACTGCCCGGAACCGACTACGGAAGATCCGCAGGTGTCGGTGTCGGTATGTCGTTCTTCTCTCACTCCATCTATGGAGGAGGAGGCCCGGGTCTGTTCCACGGCAACCACGTCGTTACAAAGCACTCAAAGGGTGTCCTGATCCCCGCCGTCACCGCAGCCAACTGTCTTGACGGAGGAACACAGACATTCTCGCCTGAAGCAACATCCGGACTCATCAAAGAAGTGTTCGGAGACATGATCGAATTCCGCACACCTATGCAGGTAGTAGGTGCCGAGGCGAAGAAGATCGCAAAGAAGATCTGA
- the argF gene encoding ornithine carbamoyltransferase — translation MAKRNLISVLDMKDEWPDLVELAIKLKKERGSHNAPLKGKTLIMIFEKPSTRTRISFDVAITELGGHALYIDASKLHMGHGETVEDTAKVMSSMAHGIMYRAYDYKVMDTFGDAATIPVISGLDNLEHPCQALADMATIKERKGSFRGKKLVYLGDGNNVCNSLLYSCAIMGLDMVACCPATRMPNAEIMLGAARIADANGSKITASHDPREACKDADILYTDTWVSMGDDTPVDKAVKIFSMYQINKEMLSIAKKDCIVMHCLPAHRGYEITAEVIDGPQSVVIDQAENRLHAQKAVLYTLLK, via the coding sequence ATGGCAAAGAGAAATCTGATATCGGTATTGGATATGAAGGACGAATGGCCCGATCTTGTGGAATTAGCCATAAAACTCAAGAAAGAACGCGGCAGTCACAATGCCCCCCTCAAGGGCAAGACACTGATAATGATATTTGAGAAACCCAGCACCAGGACGAGGATCTCTTTTGATGTAGCCATAACCGAGCTCGGAGGCCATGCGCTGTACATCGACGCATCGAAGCTGCACATGGGCCACGGTGAGACGGTCGAGGATACCGCTAAGGTCATGAGCAGTATGGCGCACGGCATAATGTACCGCGCTTACGACTACAAAGTAATGGACACGTTCGGAGATGCCGCGACGATACCAGTCATAAGCGGACTCGACAATCTGGAGCATCCCTGCCAGGCTCTTGCGGACATGGCGACCATAAAAGAACGGAAAGGGTCCTTCCGCGGCAAGAAGCTTGTGTATCTGGGGGACGGGAACAACGTATGTAACTCCCTCCTCTATTCCTGCGCCATAATGGGATTGGACATGGTGGCGTGCTGTCCGGCAACAAGGATGCCGAATGCGGAGATAATGCTGGGCGCAGCGCGCATCGCAGATGCGAACGGAAGCAAGATAACCGCTTCCCACGATCCGCGGGAGGCATGTAAGGATGCGGACATACTCTATACAGACACATGGGTCTCAATGGGAGACGACACTCCCGTCGATAAAGCCGTCAAGATATTCAGTATGTATCAGATAAACAAGGAGATGCTTTCGATAGCGAAGAAGGACTGCATCGTCATGCACTGTCTGCCCGCCCACAGAGGGTATGAGATAACGGCCGAGGTCATCGACGGCCCGCAGAGCGTCGTGATAGATCAGGCAGAGAACCGTCTGCACGCTCAGAAAGCGGTGCTTTACACACTCCTCAAATGA
- the mcrG gene encoding coenzyme-B sulfoethylthiotransferase subunit gamma produces MSTYKRQFYPGTTSPAKNRKKVMDPKVKLKKLRDISMDDVVRIMGHRQPGEDYKSIHPPLEEGKEPDCPIRKLVVPIDGAKKGDRIRYIQFTDSVYFAPISPYQRAWMYLSRYRGLDTGTLSGRQIIEMRERDLEKLAKEMIDNETFDPALTGIRGATVHGHACRLDENGLMFDAWQRYVWDKDKKEVVYVKDQVAVPLDRKISLGKPASMADLKKRTTIFRADGVDMRDDKEVTAYGLRIHKLRTLGGYQPFNVKDV; encoded by the coding sequence ATGTCAACATATAAAAGACAGTTCTACCCCGGAACAACATCCCCTGCCAAGAACAGGAAGAAAGTGATGGACCCTAAGGTAAAATTGAAGAAACTTCGCGATATCTCCATGGACGACGTTGTCAGGATCATGGGACACCGCCAGCCAGGAGAGGACTACAAATCCATCCACCCCCCGCTCGAGGAGGGAAAGGAGCCCGACTGCCCGATAAGGAAGCTCGTCGTGCCGATAGATGGAGCAAAGAAAGGAGACAGGATCAGGTACATACAGTTCACTGACTCGGTCTACTTCGCACCCATATCCCCGTACCAGAGGGCATGGATGTACCTTTCGAGGTACAGAGGCCTTGACACCGGAACACTGTCCGGAAGGCAGATCATTGAAATGAGGGAGAGGGACCTTGAGAAACTCGCCAAAGAGATGATCGACAACGAGACCTTCGACCCCGCACTGACAGGTATCAGAGGCGCAACCGTCCACGGACACGCGTGCCGTCTCGACGAGAACGGACTGATGTTCGACGCCTGGCAGAGATATGTTTGGGACAAGGACAAGAAAGAGGTTGTGTACGTTAAAGACCAGGTCGCAGTACCCCTCGACAGAAAGATATCCCTCGGCAAGCCGGCATCGATGGCCGACCTCAAGAAGAGGACGACAATCTTCAGGGCAGACGGGGTAGACATGAGGGATGACAAAGAGGTCACCGCATACGGGCTCAGGATCCACAAACTCAGGACGCTCGGCGGTTACCAGCCCTTCAATGTAAAGGATGTGTAA
- a CDS encoding DUF169 domain-containing protein gives MSEILRTNAEHAEKLRSILKLRSEPVAVKLIKEGESYPDGSEMPGSQLSYCQAVFRAKGGECLKVPFEMTNCHVGAAVLGMTETPGKVASGEFHAGVGIHDSVDAAKRMIDERLIIPYKTSGAAVCPLGKADFVPDVVILIDIVERIYWVVSLMKAEEGGRAAFSTAPFQSACEDATAVPMMTGSPNISLGCFGCRKRTDLAADELVCGIPYSLIPEYVSRLEKYSEGPIAKAKRD, from the coding sequence ATGTCCGAGATTCTGAGAACGAACGCCGAACACGCTGAGAAACTTAGATCGATCCTTAAACTCAGGTCGGAGCCGGTGGCAGTAAAGCTGATCAAAGAAGGGGAATCATATCCGGACGGGTCGGAGATGCCCGGATCTCAGCTGAGTTACTGCCAAGCGGTTTTCCGAGCAAAGGGCGGAGAATGCCTCAAAGTACCTTTTGAGATGACGAACTGCCACGTGGGGGCGGCAGTGCTCGGTATGACCGAGACACCGGGCAAAGTGGCGTCCGGCGAATTCCACGCCGGCGTCGGGATACATGATTCCGTTGATGCGGCCAAGAGGATGATAGACGAAAGGCTGATTATCCCTTACAAAACGTCGGGGGCGGCGGTGTGTCCGCTGGGAAAGGCGGACTTCGTTCCTGACGTGGTGATATTGATCGACATCGTCGAAAGGATATATTGGGTGGTCTCCCTGATGAAAGCGGAGGAGGGAGGCCGCGCCGCGTTCAGCACGGCTCCGTTCCAGTCTGCGTGCGAGGACGCTACCGCCGTTCCGATGATGACCGGCTCCCCCAACATATCGCTGGGGTGCTTCGGGTGCAGGAAGAGGACGGATCTGGCCGCCGACGAGCTGGTCTGCGGGATCCCTTACAGCCTGATCCCGGAATACGTTTCCAGGCTGGAAAAATATTCGGAGGGTCCGATCGCAAAGGCGAAAAGAGACTGA
- a CDS encoding YcaO-related McrA-glycine thioamidation protein, protein MMLNRCPKYSPETGIRIIPPEKTLERVLPILPQVGICDPEDITPLDNIGIPVFAVDRPGASAGAVKNYNGKGATPEQAKASAAMEAMERYSAEQRDTDELVYGTFEQAKKVGLTVDPKDLILPNRTLDIYDTAEIAWVEGFEMFRGSPIWVPACGVFHPYFPDGDLPLFRYHTNGIAAGNTIEEAILHALFELIERDAWSMAEERGRAFADVVLEEDSLPGRLLKKMEDKGIKIHLKDLTHDIGIPTIGAAADDTVTKDPELLTIGVGTHLSPEIACIRAITEVAQSRTTHKHGVKGNARLLKIAKDMGYEKVKTVNTVWYTDLEEKVRLKDMKDLSTPYVLDDIEVVLDRLVKTGFDMVIVSNLTRPEAGVPVVRMTVPGLEVSTMDPEREGARLRGMWPS, encoded by the coding sequence ATGATGCTGAACAGATGCCCCAAATATTCGCCAGAGACGGGGATTAGGATAATCCCTCCCGAAAAGACCCTGGAAAGAGTTCTCCCTATACTTCCGCAGGTGGGAATATGCGATCCTGAAGACATCACTCCCCTTGACAATATTGGGATCCCGGTGTTCGCGGTGGACCGCCCAGGAGCCTCAGCGGGGGCGGTCAAGAACTACAACGGCAAAGGTGCTACCCCGGAGCAGGCGAAGGCGTCTGCCGCGATGGAGGCCATGGAGAGATACAGCGCTGAGCAGCGGGATACTGACGAACTTGTATACGGGACATTTGAACAGGCCAAGAAAGTGGGCCTTACGGTGGACCCGAAGGACCTTATCCTTCCAAACAGGACGCTTGACATATATGACACGGCAGAGATAGCCTGGGTCGAGGGGTTCGAGATGTTCAGGGGATCGCCCATATGGGTCCCCGCGTGCGGCGTTTTCCATCCCTATTTCCCCGACGGTGACCTTCCGCTGTTCAGGTACCACACCAACGGCATCGCCGCAGGTAACACCATCGAAGAAGCGATACTGCATGCACTGTTCGAACTTATCGAAAGGGACGCCTGGTCAATGGCGGAGGAGCGGGGCAGGGCATTTGCCGACGTCGTTTTGGAAGAGGATTCCCTGCCGGGAAGACTTCTGAAGAAGATGGAAGATAAAGGCATAAAGATCCATCTCAAAGACCTTACACATGATATAGGGATCCCGACCATCGGCGCGGCCGCTGATGACACCGTTACAAAGGACCCGGAGCTTCTTACGATCGGCGTCGGAACCCACCTGTCCCCTGAGATAGCCTGCATAAGGGCCATCACCGAAGTAGCGCAAAGCAGGACTACCCACAAACACGGCGTGAAGGGCAACGCGAGGCTGCTGAAGATAGCGAAGGACATGGGATACGAGAAGGTCAAGACCGTGAACACGGTCTGGTATACGGATCTTGAGGAGAAGGTCCGCCTGAAGGACATGAAGGACCTTTCCACCCCTTATGTTCTGGACGACATAGAGGTCGTCCTCGACAGGCTTGTGAAAACAGGGTTCGACATGGTCATCGTTTCCAACCTTACCAGACCTGAGGCGGGAGTACCTGTGGTAAGAATGACCGTTCCGGGCCTTGAGGTGTCGACCATGGACCCGGAGAGAGAAGGCGCCAGGCTCCGCGGCATGTGGCCTTCGTGA
- the mcrA gene encoding coenzyme-B sulfoethylthiotransferase subunit alpha, whose protein sequence is MAAKQKEKLFMDAVKKKFKEDPTDMETKYYIYGGWKQSKSKVEFQKSAQAIAKKRGFPMMNEDIGVPLGQRAWMPYQLSHTDIYVEADDLHCVNNAAIQQAWDDIRRTILVGLDSPHNTIEKRLGKEVTPETINNYLEAVNHTMPGGAIVQEHMAEVNPALVYDSYVKVYSGDDELIDEIDKRFVIDINKLFPKAQAEQLKKAIGKTLMQAVRVPTIVGRLMDGATVSRHAAMQISMAFISSYKLAAGEAAIADFAYSAKHQSINMGTMMPARRARGPNEPGGIPFGFFADMIQSDRVYPDDPGRAVLETVGLGAAIFDQIYLGGYMSGGVGFTQYATAAYTDNILDDYVYHAIDVIKDKYGGFCKLDPTKYDELMKLGDEINAYALEMYERYPAIMETHFGGSQRATVAAATTGIAGAMATGIADCGLNMWYLSMLQHKERTGRLGFYGYDLQDQCGSANSFAYRSDEGLPAELRGPNYPNYAMNVGHLCGYAGIAKAPHVARGDAFTANPYIRVAFADPSLIFDFANVTKEIGRGGLREFVPAGERTAVIKG, encoded by the coding sequence ATGGCAGCCAAACAGAAAGAGAAGCTTTTCATGGACGCGGTCAAGAAGAAATTCAAAGAAGACCCGACCGACATGGAGACAAAATACTACATCTACGGAGGATGGAAACAGTCCAAGAGCAAGGTCGAATTCCAGAAGTCGGCCCAGGCGATCGCCAAGAAGCGCGGCTTCCCGATGATGAACGAGGACATCGGTGTCCCGCTCGGACAGAGAGCATGGATGCCCTACCAGCTGTCGCACACCGACATATACGTAGAGGCGGACGACCTCCACTGCGTCAACAACGCCGCGATCCAGCAGGCATGGGACGACATCAGGAGGACCATACTCGTGGGACTGGATTCCCCGCACAACACCATCGAGAAGAGGCTCGGAAAGGAAGTCACCCCCGAGACGATCAACAACTATCTCGAGGCGGTCAACCACACGATGCCCGGAGGAGCGATCGTTCAGGAGCACATGGCGGAGGTCAACCCCGCACTGGTGTACGACTCGTACGTTAAAGTGTACTCCGGAGACGACGAGCTCATCGACGAGATCGACAAGAGGTTCGTCATCGACATCAACAAGCTCTTCCCCAAGGCCCAGGCAGAACAGCTGAAGAAGGCCATCGGAAAGACCCTGATGCAGGCGGTCCGCGTTCCGACCATCGTCGGAAGGCTCATGGACGGCGCAACTGTTTCGAGGCACGCGGCCATGCAGATCTCTATGGCTTTCATCTCGTCCTACAAACTCGCGGCGGGAGAGGCAGCGATCGCAGACTTCGCGTACTCCGCGAAACACCAGTCGATCAACATGGGTACGATGATGCCCGCAAGGCGCGCAAGGGGACCCAACGAACCCGGCGGAATACCCTTCGGATTCTTCGCTGACATGATACAGTCTGACCGTGTCTACCCGGACGACCCCGGAAGAGCGGTCCTGGAGACGGTAGGTCTCGGCGCGGCCATATTCGACCAGATATATCTCGGCGGATACATGTCCGGCGGTGTCGGTTTCACGCAGTACGCAACTGCTGCATACACCGACAACATCCTCGACGACTACGTTTACCACGCGATAGATGTGATCAAGGACAAGTACGGCGGATTCTGCAAGCTCGACCCCACGAAATACGACGAGCTCATGAAGCTCGGAGACGAGATCAACGCGTATGCATTGGAGATGTACGAGAGATACCCGGCCATCATGGAGACGCACTTCGGCGGATCCCAGAGGGCAACAGTCGCCGCTGCGACGACCGGTATCGCCGGAGCGATGGCGACCGGTATCGCGGACTGCGGTCTGAACATGTGGTACCTTTCAATGCTCCAGCACAAGGAGAGGACCGGAAGGCTCGGATTCTACGGGTACGACCTGCAGGACCAGTGCGGTTCCGCCAACTCCTTCGCATACAGATCCGACGAGGGTCTGCCTGCTGAGCTCAGAGGCCCCAACTACCCCAACTACGCGATGAACGTCGGTCACCTCTGCGGATACGCAGGTATCGCAAAGGCGCCCCACGTCGCTCGCGGAGACGCGTTCACTGCAAACCCGTACATACGTGTCGCATTCGCCGACCCCAGCCTGATCTTCGACTTCGCCAACGTGACGAAGGAGATCGGAAGAGGCGGACTCAGAGAGTTCGTCCCGGCCGGCGAGAGGACCGCGGTCATCAAAGGCTGA